In Pirellulales bacterium, a single genomic region encodes these proteins:
- a CDS encoding PEP-CTERM sorting domain-containing protein — MFAAAVACLAVCQSSRAAQVDLTNAHLSDLLVPGSYAIVGNERFDTFTFSATSSGGAMQPDPTNIKVSAINPPPDTGLFFQGGPFLTVGNQTVDAHLTFDVTALNPSLPITMANLSYTAATAGGGSASILEVVRDASNQQLGQQLVIEQQNLPNGGMSFATMTFAPQTTIQVSKDILLVGDAFTTTSPINVAAVSDFSQAFDGPRVPEPSSVVMAAMGSAGLGWFGWRRKNRNRVRQSLKAA, encoded by the coding sequence ATGTTTGCCGCAGCGGTCGCGTGCCTCGCCGTCTGCCAATCGAGCCGCGCGGCACAAGTCGATCTGACGAACGCCCATTTGAGCGACTTGCTTGTGCCTGGCAGCTACGCCATCGTGGGAAACGAGCGCTTCGATACTTTCACCTTCAGCGCTACGTCCTCGGGAGGCGCGATGCAGCCCGATCCGACCAATATCAAAGTCAGCGCTATCAATCCGCCGCCCGACACCGGACTTTTCTTTCAAGGCGGACCATTCCTGACCGTCGGCAATCAGACAGTTGACGCCCATCTAACATTCGACGTGACGGCACTCAATCCATCGCTGCCGATAACAATGGCCAACTTGAGCTACACGGCCGCTACGGCGGGGGGTGGCTCGGCATCGATCTTGGAGGTCGTGCGCGACGCGTCGAACCAACAATTGGGGCAGCAATTGGTGATCGAACAACAGAACTTGCCGAACGGCGGAATGTCGTTCGCGACGATGACCTTCGCGCCGCAGACCACGATTCAAGTCTCGAAAGACATTCTGCTAGTAGGCGACGCGTTCACCACGACATCGCCAATCAATGTGGCGGCCGTCAGCGACTTTTCTCAAGCCTTCGACGGGCCGAGGGTGCCAGAGCCGAGCAGCGTCGTTATGGCGGCGATGGGGTCGGCAGGCTTAGGATGGTTCGGCTGGCGAAGGAAGAATCGGAACCGAGTGCGACAATCGTTAAAGGCGGCGTGA
- a CDS encoding HAD hydrolase family protein, giving the protein MKTEERAARVELILSDVDGVMTDGSVVFDNQGIETKLFHIRDGLGIKLWRRAGYRFGVITGRSSQIVRMRAAELGVDIVRQGVEDKLAVVEQIVAELGLEPQQVCYVGDDLPDLPVVRFVGLGVAVADGSEDLRRAAHYVTTTPGGRGAVRETIELVLKAQGRWEDQIQKYGGKG; this is encoded by the coding sequence GTGAAGACCGAAGAGCGGGCCGCGCGCGTCGAGTTGATCTTGTCGGACGTCGACGGCGTCATGACCGATGGCAGCGTCGTGTTCGACAACCAGGGAATCGAAACCAAGCTCTTTCATATTCGCGACGGCCTCGGCATCAAGCTTTGGCGGCGGGCCGGATATCGGTTTGGCGTGATTACCGGCCGCTCGTCGCAAATCGTTCGGATGCGAGCGGCGGAGTTGGGCGTTGATATCGTTCGTCAGGGAGTCGAGGACAAGCTGGCGGTCGTCGAACAGATCGTCGCCGAATTGGGCCTCGAGCCGCAACAGGTTTGCTACGTGGGAGACGACTTGCCGGATCTGCCGGTGGTGCGTTTTGTCGGACTAGGAGTCGCCGTGGCCGACGGCAGCGAAGACTTGCGTCGCGCGGCGCACTACGTGACAACCACTCCCGGCGGCCGCGGCGCGGTCCGCGAAACAATCGAGTTGGTTTTGAAGGCGCAAGGCCGCTGGGAAGATCAAATCCAAAAGTACGGCGGCAAGGGGTGA
- a CDS encoding KpsF/GutQ family sugar-phosphate isomerase encodes RAMSTAAAPAPGPLSPFEQLRYAKQIIQMEAQALEGLAGRLDTEFCRAVEELYHCPGSVIVTGIGKAGLIGQKIAATLSSTGTRSHFLHAGEAVHGDLGRIHRTDALLVLSQSGETQEVIRLLPTLKGLGIPNIAITGSRASTLGRAAHVTIQLGSLKEACALGLAPSTSTTAMLAMGDALALVTSRMRSFGREDFARFHPGGSLGRQLAKVEDCMRPLADCRVAICSESVRQVFVERRFSGRRTGAIMIVDPDEILRGIFTDSDLARLFESRRDGALDGPIRDVMTKRPTTVPLGSMLTDAVEIMGERKISELPVVDMAGRPVGLIDVTDVVSLFPEGNLALQAAPAAKSSAVPPPKNPAFTNRPPHPRQSAPRGDNS; translated from the coding sequence CCCGCGCGATGAGCACCGCAGCCGCACCGGCCCCTGGGCCGCTCAGCCCGTTCGAGCAACTTCGTTACGCCAAGCAGATCATCCAGATGGAGGCCCAGGCCCTGGAAGGGCTGGCTGGCAGGCTGGACACCGAATTCTGCCGGGCCGTTGAAGAGCTATATCATTGTCCCGGCAGCGTCATTGTCACGGGAATCGGCAAGGCGGGTTTGATCGGCCAGAAAATCGCGGCCACGCTCTCTTCGACCGGCACGCGCAGCCATTTCCTGCACGCCGGCGAGGCTGTGCATGGCGACCTGGGACGCATCCATCGGACCGACGCCCTATTGGTGCTCTCGCAAAGCGGCGAGACGCAAGAAGTGATTCGCCTGCTGCCGACGCTCAAGGGTCTCGGCATCCCGAACATCGCCATCACCGGCAGCCGAGCGAGCACGCTGGGGCGAGCGGCCCATGTGACAATCCAGCTCGGCTCGCTCAAAGAGGCCTGCGCGCTGGGCTTGGCCCCGAGCACGAGCACGACCGCCATGCTGGCGATGGGAGACGCATTGGCTTTGGTCACAAGCCGCATGCGCAGCTTTGGGCGAGAGGACTTTGCCCGCTTTCATCCGGGCGGCAGCCTCGGGAGGCAGTTGGCCAAGGTCGAGGATTGCATGCGGCCGCTTGCGGATTGCCGCGTGGCCATTTGCAGCGAGAGCGTGCGGCAGGTATTTGTCGAGCGCCGCTTCTCCGGCCGGCGGACCGGAGCGATCATGATTGTCGATCCGGATGAAATCCTCCGCGGGATCTTCACCGACAGCGATTTGGCCCGGCTATTCGAGAGCCGCCGCGACGGCGCACTGGATGGCCCGATCCGCGACGTAATGACCAAGCGACCGACCACTGTTCCGCTCGGCTCGATGCTCACCGACGCGGTCGAGATCATGGGTGAGCGGAAGATCAGCGAATTGCCGGTGGTGGACATGGCCGGTCGGCCGGTTGGATTGATCGACGTGACCGACGTGGTGTCGCTCTTTCCTGAGGGGAATTTGGCGTTACAAGCTGCGCCGGCGGCAAAGTCCTCTGCCGTTCCACCCCCCAAGAACCCCGCCTTTACCAATCGGCCGCCACACCCTCGACAATCCGCGCCGCGCGGCGACAATTCGTGA
- the lpxI gene encoding UDP-2,3-diacylglucosamine diphosphatase LpxI (LpxI, functionally equivalent to LpxH, replaces it in LPS biosynthesis in a minority of bacteria.) gives MRVHRPKVGLLAGWGRFPVALAEALRRRGYHVCGLAIKDHADPALAECCDEFAWVGLSKLGRAIRYFRRHGVREATMAGKIHKVQLYQPWAWFRYLPDWRTLRTFWPHFVAGRRDRKDDTLLAAIAGAFAEAGITFAPATDYAPELLVKPGRLTRRGPSPAQQKDIEMGWQLAKELGRLDIGQSVAVKDRTPLAVEAIEGTDECIRRAGALCRAGGFTVVKVAKPQQDMRFDVPTIGIGTLEAMAQSGGKLLAVEAGRTILVDESQVVEFAERHGIVIVAVEA, from the coding sequence TTGCGCGTACATCGCCCGAAAGTCGGTTTGCTGGCCGGTTGGGGGCGATTCCCTGTCGCGCTGGCCGAAGCGCTCCGGCGCCGTGGCTACCATGTCTGCGGGCTGGCAATCAAGGACCATGCCGATCCAGCGCTGGCCGAATGCTGCGACGAATTCGCGTGGGTCGGGCTGTCAAAGCTGGGCCGAGCGATTCGCTACTTCCGCCGCCATGGCGTCCGCGAAGCGACGATGGCCGGCAAGATCCATAAAGTTCAACTGTATCAGCCGTGGGCGTGGTTTCGGTATCTGCCGGATTGGCGGACGCTCCGCACCTTTTGGCCCCACTTCGTCGCCGGCCGCCGGGACCGCAAGGACGACACGCTTCTGGCAGCGATCGCGGGAGCGTTCGCCGAGGCCGGCATCACCTTCGCTCCCGCCACCGACTACGCACCGGAGCTGCTCGTGAAACCGGGACGACTCACTCGGCGCGGCCCATCTCCCGCCCAGCAAAAGGACATCGAAATGGGTTGGCAATTGGCCAAAGAGCTGGGACGGCTCGACATTGGGCAAAGCGTCGCCGTTAAAGATCGGACTCCGCTGGCCGTTGAAGCCATCGAAGGCACCGACGAATGCATCCGCCGGGCCGGCGCGCTTTGCCGGGCAGGTGGATTCACAGTCGTCAAGGTAGCCAAGCCGCAGCAAGACATGCGGTTCGACGTGCCTACGATCGGCATTGGAACGCTCGAAGCAATGGCCCAATCCGGCGGCAAGCTGCTGGCGGTCGAAGCCGGGCGCACGATTCTCGTCGACGAATCGCAAGTCGTCGAATTCGCCGAGCGCCATGGCATCGTCATTGTGGCCGTGGAAGCATAG
- a CDS encoding sigma-54 dependent transcriptional regulator, with protein sequence MSTITERPLAGIGAAISAPALRAPVDIEWVLGRNPAIRRVAQHAQRAAEVECTVLISGETGTGKEIWARMLHRSGPRFEKPFIPVNCAALTSTLAESQLFGHEKGAFTGALGSSLGVFRAADGGIAFLDEIGEMPLDLQPKLLRVLQQREVTPVGAAHPEPIDVQILAATNRDLESEVSAGRFREDLFYRLNMVELRVPPLRERVDDIAELLEFFSSRFAAKYRRPVWRPNAETLRDFCEFDWPGNIRQLSHVIEQSYILDSQPMLPRAANNLAPTSLPFFNLGRLRTEAVRQALGVTRGHKGRAAKLLGVHPNTLTRLISQPEPARLGPDADDTAPS encoded by the coding sequence GTGAGCACCATTACAGAACGACCTTTGGCTGGCATTGGGGCGGCAATCTCTGCGCCCGCTCTGCGCGCGCCGGTCGACATCGAATGGGTGCTCGGTCGGAATCCGGCAATTCGCCGAGTGGCACAGCATGCTCAGCGAGCCGCCGAAGTCGAATGCACCGTCCTCATCTCGGGTGAAACGGGAACCGGCAAGGAAATCTGGGCGCGGATGCTGCATCGCAGCGGTCCTCGATTCGAGAAGCCCTTTATCCCCGTGAATTGCGCGGCCCTGACGAGCACGTTGGCCGAAAGTCAACTATTCGGTCACGAGAAGGGCGCGTTCACCGGGGCACTTGGCAGTTCGCTGGGCGTGTTCCGAGCGGCCGACGGCGGGATTGCATTTCTCGATGAAATCGGCGAGATGCCGCTCGATCTGCAACCGAAGCTGTTGCGCGTCTTGCAGCAGCGCGAGGTGACCCCAGTCGGCGCGGCCCACCCCGAGCCGATCGACGTCCAGATCCTCGCGGCCACGAATCGTGATTTGGAGTCGGAGGTCTCGGCCGGGCGGTTTCGCGAGGATCTCTTCTATCGGCTCAACATGGTCGAGCTGCGCGTGCCGCCGCTCCGGGAACGGGTGGACGACATCGCCGAACTGCTCGAATTCTTCTCGAGCCGCTTCGCGGCAAAGTACCGCCGGCCCGTCTGGCGGCCGAATGCCGAGACGCTGCGCGACTTTTGCGAGTTCGACTGGCCTGGCAATATCCGCCAATTGTCGCACGTGATCGAGCAATCCTATATCTTGGACTCACAGCCGATGTTGCCGCGAGCCGCGAACAATTTGGCCCCAACCTCGCTTCCGTTCTTCAACCTCGGCCGCCTGCGGACTGAAGCCGTCCGCCAGGCGCTCGGCGTGACCCGGGGGCACAAGGGCCGCGCGGCGAAGCTCTTAGGCGTGCATCCCAATACGCTCACGCGGCTGATATCGCAGCCCGAGCCGGCCCGGCTCGGGCCAGATGCAGACGATACGGCGCCGTCCTAG
- a CDS encoding spore germination protein GerW family protein has protein sequence MIHLAGDHVMESTMQQRDQPATAEPATFLERMAEKFGLHARSAAIFSEPIEKDGVTVVPVAKVRWGFGGGGGSRDGREQGSGGGGGMNVTPVGYIELKDGQSQFKPIRDASSFVPVIVAGGFAGFLLLRALRKLIR, from the coding sequence ATGATTCATCTTGCCGGAGACCATGTCATGGAAAGCACGATGCAGCAACGGGATCAGCCCGCAACCGCCGAGCCGGCAACCTTTCTGGAACGGATGGCGGAGAAGTTCGGCTTGCACGCCCGCTCGGCGGCCATTTTTTCTGAGCCGATCGAGAAGGACGGAGTGACCGTCGTTCCGGTCGCCAAGGTCCGCTGGGGATTCGGAGGCGGCGGCGGATCGAGGGACGGTCGGGAGCAAGGTTCCGGCGGCGGAGGGGGAATGAACGTCACGCCCGTCGGATACATCGAACTTAAAGACGGGCAGTCGCAATTCAAGCCGATCCGCGATGCCAGTTCGTTCGTGCCCGTCATCGTCGCCGGCGGCTTCGCCGGTTTTCTTTTGCTGCGGGCGCTGCGCAAGCTGATTCGATGA